tgtctttatgttttgtttttcaaagtgaatAGGATTTGATTAAAAGATAATTATTCTAAAACAGGATGCTTTACATTGGTGAAACATCATCattttcaaacactttaaaTGCCTGTGTGTGACGaagtttttgtttgaaataaatgtcTAATAATTATAGAAAACAACTTCAAATCATGTGATATGtactcaaaaattaaaaatatgcttTTAGGATCAAACACTGCATGTGTAATACTTGACTATATTCAGGCCATGTATGTGTGCATATTATTTAATTATACAACAGTgttatattgatttaaaaaaatgctgtattaTGTaattgaaattttgatttttttcattgttcaaTTCTTTATCTTTCATATCTGAGTGCTATTAAGTGCAAAACGTAACATTTCATCCTGTCACTTCAGCACTCAAATGTTTGTAAGAGTGctctggagcagtggttctcatctgggCAGGCATCAGAACCTACCACTACCCCCTTACAAGTTAGGGGGACCCAGATTTCTAAGTGTTTAACCACTGAAATTCATTTAATGACAAATGTTGCAATTTGTACCCTAAATGGAACAAAATGtaactgaacaaagagacaggacagaaCAACcatgtttaaaagcacatcattacacaAGAACATGAAGGAACATTTCATTTGACTCCATTTTCACGAGACAGCACAGAAATTTGGTAGTTTTTCAAGAAGTTTTTGTTATTGTCTTGGGAGAGCCAGCTTTGTTATCTGGGGGAAAGGACATAACAAAGTTGAAATCGTaaggaaaagacaaaaatttaccagttatcacagatttttgccacattttttccagcAGACATGGAAGTTACGACCCACAGTTACGAACCACCGCTCTAGAGTGTTCTTAGGTTTGTTTCTTATCTAAGAACAAATCACAGATGAGAAAACTTTGGCAAATGTCAGAATCTTCTCAAAACAAGTTTTTGATAAAGTAATACATATTTTTGACCACAGGATGGCAGCAGAGCTCCTATAATAGGGGTTGCGAAGCATTTTCACTGTGACCTGAAAGCTTCCATTTGTATGTTAGAAAACATAAACTTGCTTTGCTTGTTTGCTTTAATGGGATCTTGGGTATCTTGTGTAACATGATGACACTGAAATGACATCCTGTTCTGTGCAGAGCTTGATGGTGGCAAAAGCCAAGGAGGAATTGGAACAGGAGATCCTGGtcaaagaggaggagaaaaataaGTATCTGTCGGAGAGAGCTCCTCCTTTAAACACTGGTGGCCTCAGCCTTGCACAGCTGCAGGTGACTCATCCTCAAACATCAAATTCTCTGATAGTCTTTTCATTCTTTACCCCTCCCACCTGCTAACCTAACCCAACCCCCCACTCTTTGAATAAAAAGCAATTAAACTGAATATGTATTGCTATCTCTCTTGCAAATTGATGGAATTCAGAGAACTATATGCTCTTTTTGTACATTGAGTCTACTGGTTTCGGGGGGAATTGAAGAATTTCCAGATACATAGATGTAAACTTTCCCTGGCAAAATTATTGCATTTGAGAAACTGTAACCTGCATTTTGTCTTCTGTAACTAATAAAAAGTACATtctacgtgtgtgtgtgtgtaagagtatgtgtgttttgtgtctgtttttacagGACCTCTGCAGAGAGCTTCATGCCAAGATAGATGTGGTGGATGAGGAGCGATATGACATTGAAGCTAAAGTCATGCTCAACACACGTGAGGTACACAGCACTTTCCTTGTATTTTTCTGTGCTGTATGGGCAAAGTTGTAATTCCTAGTATCTTTATCAAATACAATGTTGCATAAATAGAATGTATAGCGTTAGTTCAGATATTCCATGGGGTCGAGTgctgccataattgagatcagctgatcttatgcAAGCCATCACCatctgatggccagctgatttgctctgagCATGCTATTAGCAAATCAccctcatgctgccttatttaaactgctctagcctggctatgctctgacactctctctgcaagctgatctgcaaacctcctccaccccagcctttcCTTCATtatgcttctgacttaatcagtgtcattctgttgctGTCGATGCCTGTTCTGCTCTGGTTTtcgctgcttctctccctgccttatgcttttcttatcaacataggaagagcaggaacatgtgctgttcatTCCGTTCAGTCCTGACTAAACTTCATGTTCCAGATAAAAGACCTGAACATCAAGGTGCTGGACCTCAGGGGGAAATTCAAGAGGCCTAATCTGAGGCGTGTTCGTGTTTCTGCTGATGCCATCCTCCGCTCTCTGCTGGGCTCCAAGCATAAAGTCTCCATGGACCTCCGGGCCAACCTCAAATCTGTCAAGAAAGAGGACACTGAGAAGGTGagtgcaggagaggaggaggcacATTAACGCACAAAAAATCACAATCAAACCATTTAAAGTTAGATTTTGTACTTGTAAAAGGCCAAGCTTGCTCAGATAAAATTTCAGGCACCATGATGTCAGCGCTTAAAGTGTCATGGGACACAACTAATGACTGTGTCTGAAGGGTGTGTTTGTGAATCTGTGCAGTAGTGGGCCTGCACAGGGTGGCTACAGTGTTTGTGAGGTGGAGGAGGTATGATTCACAAGACAATGATCCCATTGTCCACAGAAGAGAAGCTTTTGTAGCTGGTTCTGCTCACTGGTCACAGtgattgtttgtgtgtgaatatgTGCAGATTAGCAGGTGCTGGTGTGTATCTCTGTGTGTGCTTGCATGGATCCTTGGGTCTGTGAGAGTATTAGGAGCTTGAAACCAGTTATACTAGTGCAGTTACATGGTGTTCTCATTGGGGATTCCCAGGTGACAACACAGGTCTTAAAGGCtcaaacaataatgataataggaAGTTTTTTCTGTAACCTGCTCTACTTCACAGCCTCTTTAAAACACtaacaaaaactgttttctcTCATTCATACCGAGCTTTAACACCATCTACTGTGTTTCCACAGAAGAGGCCAGTAGAGGACAGTGATTGGAGGAAGAATGTGGAGGCCATGTCTGGAATGGAGGGGAGAAAGAAGATGTTCGATGCTGCCAAGGGTCCTGCCCAGTGAATGCAGAAGGTGTCATATGGCATCACTCTTTTAACTAAATTGCTTTTGTAGTCCCACAGTGAACTGCAGCTTCTAAATTTCAGTCTGATACTGCCAGTCTTGTGTATGCTCCTGCAATGGCTTTCTCTGTTTTCCCATGGAACTGATCAGTTTCCTGACCTGGTTTAGACTTCAAGAAAAGACATATAGTGGAGCTGCTGTCTCCAAACAACAGATGTGGATAGTGTTCTTTCTTATAATAATAACTTGGTCAAATCAAACTGCAGCTTTAATGATTTTTCTTGATAAGTAACGGTAAACATGGCCTGTGGTTTTGTGAACTGGCTgggttttctttaaactttaacaataaaaatcacACTACtgatctttttgttgtttttttttcctctgtacaAGTTTGCGCTCAGTTTCTTGGTTCATCtgacataaaataaatgtttttcaagTCTACTTAATTTTTTGTCTTCTACTGTATTTGTGATATAGAAAAAGCCGTGTCATTCTTATtaataaatctttaattttacAGCCCTTATTCATAAccagttatctcaagacacttcacaaagtgggcaggtctagaccatactcttTGATGTGTTATTATAAAGACCAATGCTAATCTCCATCAGCTCAGGACTAGCAGTATTTGCCTTACAGTGGCAAGGAAGACCTTCCCTTTAATGGGCAGGAACCTCAAGCAGAACCGGACTCATCTTGACAGCCATCTGCCGTCTGATAGAGGgagaagagaaacaacaaagcaacaaatagcAGACAAATTCATGGCTGTCATGACCATAAatgtctcttttatttttaggaTATTGCTATAATGTCAATAATGATGATAGCTATAGGCTATGTGAAGAGTT
This window of the Cheilinus undulatus linkage group 11, ASM1832078v1, whole genome shotgun sequence genome carries:
- the tnni1a gene encoding troponin I, slow skeletal muscle codes for the protein MPEHMQERKPKISASRKLMLKSLMVAKAKEELEQEILVKEEEKNKYLSERAPPLNTGGLSLAQLQDLCRELHAKIDVVDEERYDIEAKVMLNTREIKDLNIKVLDLRGKFKRPNLRRVRVSADAILRSLLGSKHKVSMDLRANLKSVKKEDTEKKRPVEDSDWRKNVEAMSGMEGRKKMFDAAKGPAQ